The following coding sequences are from one Hippopotamus amphibius kiboko isolate mHipAmp2 chromosome 9, mHipAmp2.hap2, whole genome shotgun sequence window:
- the DDI1 gene encoding protein DDI1 homolog 1, translating into MLLTVYCVRRDLSEATFSLQVTPDFELHNFRVLCELESGIPAEEIQIVYMERLLAEDHRSLGSFGLKDGDVVILLQKENVGPRAPCQTSSLPQINFTGIAMPGTSSSRQQHQHQHQRIQSTQQSHHLDSGEKTTSTQGLDSPALIRSMLLSNPHDLSLLKERNPALAEALLRGNLDTFSQVLMEQQRERALREQERLRLYSADPFDLEAQAKIEEEIRQQNIEENMNIAMEEAPESFGQVAMLYINCKVNGHPLKAFVDSGAQMTIMSQACAARCNIIRLVDRRWAGIAKGVGTQRIIGRVHLAQIQIEGDFLQCSFSILEEQPMDMLLGLDMLRRHQCSIDLKKNVLVIGTTGTQTSFLPEGELPPCAKLLSGTEQDESSGKEIADTIKHSVMDSGRKKH; encoded by the coding sequence ATGCTGCTTACTGTCTACTGTGTGCGGAGGGACCTCTCTGAGGCCACCTTCTCCCTGCAGGTCACCCCCGACTTTGAGCTCCACAATTTCCGTGTCCTCTGTGAGCTCGAGTCTGGCATCCCCGCAGAGGAGATCCAGATCGTCTACATGGAGCGACTCCTCGCCGAGGACCACCGCTCGCTGGGCTCCTTTGGCCTCAAAGACGGTGATGTGGTCATTTTACTCCAGAAGGAGAACGTGGGGCCCCGGGCTCCGTGTCAGACATCCAGCCTGCCTCAGATCAATTTCACCGGGATAGCCATGCCCGGGACGTCCAGCTCCCGGCAgcagcaccagcaccagcaccagcgCATACAGTCAACCCAGCAGTCCCACCACCTGGACTCTGGAGAGAAGACCACCTCCACTCAAGGGCTGGACAGCCCCGCCCTGATCCGAAGCATGCTGCTCTCCAACCCCCACGATCTGTCCCTGCTGAAGGAACGCAATCCTGCCTTGGCTGAAGCCCTGCTCAGGGGAAACCTGGACACCTTTTCTCAGGTCCTGATGGAGCAGCAAAGGGAAAGGGCcctgagagagcaagagagactTCGCCTCTATTCTGCTGACCCATTTGATTTGGAAGCTCAGGCCAAAATAGAGGAAGAGATCCGGCAGCAGAACATTGAGGAGAACATGAACATAGCGATGGAAGAGGCTCCAGAGAGTTTCGGACAAGTGGCCATGCTCTACATCAACTGCAAAGTGAACGGACATCCTTTGAAGGCTTTTGTTGACTCAGGTGCCCAGATGACCATTATGAGCCAAGCTTGTGCCGCGAGATGTAATATCATACGGCTGGTGGACCGACGATGGGCAGGGATCGCTAAAGGTGTGGGCACGCAGAGAATTATTGGCCGAGTTCACCTAGCTCAGATTCAAATCGAAGGTGATTTCTTACAATGCTCTTTCTCTATACTTGAGGAACAGCCCATGGACATGCTTCTCGGGCTAGATATGCTCAGGAGACACCAATGTTCCATTGACCTGAAGAAAAACGTGCTGGTGATTGGCACGACTGGCACGCagacttcctttcttcctgaggGAGAGTTACCTCCATGTGCTAAGTTGCTAAGTGGAACTGAGCAAGATGAGTCTTCAGGCAAGGAAATAGCAGATACTATTAAACATTCAGTCATGGATTCAGGACGAAAAAAGCATTGA